GCTCACCATTTCTATATTTTTGCTTAGCTACTAATTTTCCTTCTTTAGAATAAATTCTTACATAGGAATTTGCCTTATCATTTTTAAATATAGTTTTCATTCTCAATTGCCCATTTGAATAAAATCTTTTCCCTTCTCCGTCTCTCTTGTCATCCTTATAATTATATACAGCTTTTATTTGACCGTTATAATAATATTCTGTATATTTACCTTCTCTTTTCCCATTAACATAATAAGACTCTGCTTTTATCTTCCCATCTTGATAATAAAGTTTTGTATCCCCGTTAGCTTCTCCATTCTTAAAATAAGTTTTCCATTTAAGACCTCCATCTGAGTAATTCATTAAAGAAACTCCATTTAATTTTCCATTATCATAGTTTCCAAGTGTTTGAATATTACCATTTTCATAATAAGTTATCATTTTACCTTGTGGCTTCCCATTTAAAACTTGTGCTCTTCCTTTTATATTTCCACTTTCATAATAATCTTTAATTTCTTGTGAATATAACTGAACTGATAAAAGCATAACTAAGCAAAAAAATACTAATCTTTTTAAACCTTTCATATTTCTCCCCTTTTAAAAATATTTATTTTATATAATAACATATAAAAAAATAATTTCATATATTTTTATTACATAAGTCTTTTAATTTATAGGTTAAACTTAAAAAATATTAAACTTTTTATTTATTTTATTTATTTTTTTTGTTGACATTTGAAAATTCAGTGCTATAATACATTTATCTTTTTTATAATATTCTAATTTAGAATATATTTTATATATACATCATTATATAGTTGGAGGTAGAGATATGGATACAGTAAAATTAAATTTTGTAGAATCAATCAGAAATATTGATATGTTAGTTAACGGTTTAACTGAGAAAATGGTTGAATTAAAAGAACAGTATAAAGAACTTCAACAAAAAAAAGAAATAGCGTTAAAATTAAGTAACATAAAAAATATTGATGTAAACACTGTTGTAGCTCAAGGTGGATCTTATAGACCTTATTATTTGAAGGTTGATAAAAAAGTTTCCCCTTTACATGTAAGCAAATATTTAGTTACACAAAAACTATGGTTTTCTATAATGGAAACAACACCCAGTCATTTTATAGGAGAAGATCTTCCTGTAGAAAATATTTCTTGGATAGAAGCTTTAAAATTCTGTAACAAGCTAAGTATAAAAAAAGGCTTAAAGCCTGTTTATAAAATAATAGATAACAAACTTTCAAAAATCATATTAGATGATGGTAAAGAAATTGATCCTTGTATAGCAGATTTTTCAAAAACTAAAGGTTACAGACTACCTACAGAATTTGAATGGGAATGGTTTGCTAGAGGTGGAAACAAAGGAATGGAAAAAGGAAGTTTTGATAGTAAATTTGCTGGATCTGATAATATTGAAGATATTGCTTGGTCATCTTCTAATTCTAATTTAAAAACTCATAATGTAGGATTAAAAGCTCCTAACGAATTAGGATTATATGATGTTTCTGGAAATGTTTGGGAATGGTGTTTTGATTCTAACTACAAACATGATAGAAGCTCTCATGATATTTCTTCTATAGAAAAAAATTCTTTTATTTATACTGATAGTGAAGCTGACCGAGTTATAAGAGGAGGCTCTTGGTTTAATAGAGGAGAATTTATGAATTTAATTCATAAATATCATTTTGGAACTAATAATAAAGATTCAAGTATTGGATTTAGAATTTGCAGAACATACTAAAAATATAATTTTAATTATATATATTACATTTTTTACTAGGAGGTTTTTTAGTTATGAACAGTTACATCAAAGAAGTTTACGATCATTTAGTTGAAAGAGCACCAGAAGAAAGAGAATTTCACCAAGCTGCCAAAGAAGTATTGGATTCTTTAGAAAAAGTAGTTTCTGAAAATGAAACAGAATATAGAAGAGTCGCCCTTCTTGAAAGATTAGTAGAACCTGAAAGAACAATTATATTTAAAGTCCCTTGGGAAGATGATAATGGACAAATGCATGTGAATAAAGGCTATAGAATTCAATTTAACGGTTCCATAGGTCCTTATAAAGGAGGATTAAGATTTAATCCAACTGTTAGACTTGGATTATTAAAATTCTTAGGCTTTGAACAAATTTTTAAAAATTCTTTAACAGGTTTACCAATTGGTGGAGCAAAGGGTGGAAGTGATTTTGATCCTTCTTATAAATCTGACTCTGAAATTAAAAGATTTTGTAAAAGTTTCATGACTGAATTATACCGTCATATTGGGCCTTATATTGATGTCCCTGCTGGGGATTTAGGAGTTACTGGAAAAGAAATTGGATTTTTATATGGACAATATAGAAGAATTAAAGGAATGTCTGAAAGTGGAGTTATAACTGGAAAACCAATATCTATTGGCGGAAGTTTAATTAGACCTGAAGCTACAGGATATGGATTAAGTTATTTTTTAAAAGAAATTCTTGATGATAATAATATAGATATTATTGGAAAAAAAGTTGCTATATCTGGTTATGGAAATGTTGCTTGGGGAGCTGCTTTAAAAATGAAAGAATTAGGAGCAAAAGTAGTTACTTTATCTAGTTCAAAAGGATATATTTATGTTGAAGAAGGTTTAACTAAAGAAATGATTGACTATATGTTAGTTGTTAGAGCTGATTCAAATCAAAATCTTAAGGATTTGGCTGATAAATTTAATTTAAAATTTAGAATAGCTGGAAAGCCTTGGGAAATTCCTGTTGATTTTGCTCTTCCATGTGCTACTCAAAATGAATTAGATTTTGAAGATGCTAAAAAATTAGTTAATAACGGAGTTATTGCTGTATGCGAAGGAGCTAACATGCCTTGCACACCTGATGCAATTCACCATTTTGAAAAAAATAATGTTAAATACGGATGTGGTAAAGCTGCCAATGCTGGTGGAGTTGCTATATCTGCACTAGAAATGTCACAAAATAGTATTAGATATTCTTGGACTGCTGAAACTGTAGATAATAAACTTATAGATATTATGAAACATATTTATTCATCTTCAAAGGAAATGAGTTTAAAATATAATGTTACCTTGTCACAAGGAGCTAATATTGCTGGTTTCTTAAAAGTTGCTAATGCCATGCTAGTTCAAGGAGATTACTAATAAATTCTCTAATCATCCTTAAATTTAAAAAGATTGATTCCTATATAATATAGTAATCAATCTTTTTTATTCTTTTTATCTTCTTTTAAGAATTCTTTTTCTTTGTAAATATTCTTCTTCTGTTATTTCTCCAGTAGCATATAAATTATTTAATTTATCCATAACATCATATTTCATATTTCTTTTATCCTTAAAATTGAAAACAATCCATAAAAATAATAAAACAAATACTAAAACAGGCATAGAAAACCAATGTCCTCCAATTATATTAAAAATTCCACATTCATACATCTATTTTCCTCCTTTAATTAATATGTTTTTTATTATATCCTATTTATGTGTCACCTTTGTGTCAATTTTAAGAATGTTTTTCTTTTATTATACCTTTTCTATAAGCTCTTAATAATTCATATAAATCATTAATTTGAACTTGTAATTTTTTACCTATATCCGTATCTTTTACTTTTTTTCTTTCTAAAACTCTTTTTACTATTCTTGTTGAAGAGTGGATATCTAAACATTCTGCTATTGCTTTTGATACATCTTTAAAAGGTTGATGAGAAACTAATTTTAATCCATAAGAATTATAAATTAAAGTATATCCAGCAAGCCCTGTTTCCCTTTGATAAGGTTTTGAGAATCCACCATCTATAACTATTAATCTTCCCTCTGCCTTCATTGGACTTTCTCCTCTTTTTTCTTTAACAGGTACATGCCCATTTATTATATGAGAAATATTAATATCCAAATCAAATTCTGCAAATATTTTTTCAATAAAACTTCTATTTTCATATAATGAATAATAAGGGTTTTTAACTTCTTTATGTGTTTCTTCCTCAGCGATAAAGTATCTTTCAAATGTTTTCATAGCTGATTTTCCAAATAAAGGTGAATCTTTTCCAAGCCATAAATAAAGCATGATATCAGTACATTGTTGCTTCATATCCTTATCTGTTTTATTAAAATATCCTTCTCTACAAATTCTATCAAGTTCTTCTAAATATGCTTTTCCAGAAAGTTCTTCTCCAAATAAATTAACTTTTATAAATTCTCCCTTTTCATCAACTGGAATACATCCGTGATATAGAAGATTAGAATTATATTTTAAAAACATACTTCCCTTAGCAAATAAAAACTTAACATGTTTTTGAAGCTTTTCACTATGAATAAATGTATGCTTTAATTTTTTTACTATCTCTTTTTCTTCATCTGTTAGTTTATAAGGATCTTTTGGATCTATAGTTGGGAAATTATTATCTAACATCTTATATTCTTCCCCATCAATTTTTATAGTTCCTTCATTATAATTTACTTTATCTAATAATAATCTATCTTCCATTTCAAACTGTGGATTTCTTTTTATTAAATTATATTCTAGTTTAAACTGAATTACTGATATAGCCTTATGCATTCTTGCCATCATAACTATATCTTCATCATTGGTTTCTTTTGGAATAAATTGTAAACATTCATCATTATAATATTTATTCATTGCAAACTTAGCCAAAGGTAATAAATTTATTCCGTAGATATCTTCTAATATATCTGTATTAGAATATCTACTACAAATTCTAATAACATTTGCTATTGCACATTCTTGACCTGCAGCTGCAGTCATCCAAAGCATGTCATGATTACCCCACTGAATATCAACATTATGATGATGCATTAATTTATCCATAATTAAATGAGGATGAGGACCTCTGTCATAAATATCTCCAACAATATGTAATACATCTATTGTTAGTCTTTGAATAAGTTCTGATATTGCTATTATAAATTCTTTAGCTCTATCTAACTCTATAATTGTATCTATAATCTTTCTAACATAATCTTTTTTATCAGCTGAATAATATTTTTCATGTAAAAGTTCTTGAATAATATAAGCAAATTCTGAAGGTAAAGCTTTTCTTACTTTAGAATCAGTATATTTAGAACTTACTACTCTACAAACTTCTATAAGTCTTATAATAGTAACCTTATACCAGCTTGGCATATCTGTTCCTTGTTCTTGAACAAAAGTTATTTTTTCTTCTGGATAATATATTACTGTAGCAAGTTGTCTTTTAAATGCCTCTTCTAATGTATCACCATAAATATCTTGAATTTTATCCTTTATAACTCCTGAACCATTTCTTAAAACATGATTAAAAGCTTTGTATTCCCCATGAATATCTGTCAAAAAATGTTCAGTCCCCTTTGGTAAATTCATTATTGCTTTTAAGTTTATTATCTCACTTGTTGTGCTTGCTATTGTAGGGAAAGAATTAGATAGCAATCTCAAAAATTTCAATTTATTTTCTTCCATAACATCCTCCAAAATAGTCATTTAATTCATGACAACCTGATACTTCTTTATTTGCTCATCCATTTTTGCTTGATCTATTTCAGCAACTTTCATTACTTCTTCGTTAAAGAATATTTCTATTTCTTGTTTTCCTTTAAATTTACAATATTTTGAAAATAAATTCTTAGCAAATTCTGTCTGCTCTTCTGATAAGTCTCCATATCCTATTATATATGGTCCACCTACACCTTTTCCTCTTATAAAGAATTTGCCAAGTGTTTTATGTTTTAAAATTTCTTCATTATCTGCTTTTGTTCTTCCAACAAAAAGGTATTTTCCTTCCCCAAATCTATAGAATCTAACTTTCTTTAATAAATCAAAAATTACTGCATTTCCGTCTTCTAACAATCCATCTTTTTCTATTATTTTTAATCTTTTAGAATAAGCTGGATCTGTTAACAAACATCCTCCTGCTGGAGTTGGATAATCAACTAAACCCATTTCTTTTGCTAAAGCTATTTGTCTTACTCTTGATCTACCACTAATATCCATAAGTTTTTCTCTATCTACAAGTCCATCTATCTCTGGCTTGCTTAAAGGTAATTTTTTAGCAGATAAAGGTCTTATAATGATGTCACCTTTTTCTGATAATTTTTTTACTTTTTCTAAAGATTGTGAATTTTGAGACATTGGTCTTTGTCCTAAAACTTCTCCTGATATTAAGAAGTCAGCATCATACTTTTCTAATAATTCCCCTGCAAATTTAAACATAAGAGCGTGGCAATCAATACATGGATTCATATTTTTCCCTCTTCCATATACAGGATTTTTTAATATATCCATATGATGTTTACTAAAATCAACATATTCTAATTTTACTCCTAATTGCTCGGCCATTTTTTCAGCTTTTTCATTTTTACCTCCAAAAAAATGAGATACAAAATTTAAAGCTATTACTTCAATTCCTTGGTCTTTAATTAGTTTTATTGCTAAAGCACTATCTAGTCCTCCTGAAAATAACGCTAAAGCTCTTACTTTTCTTTTTTCCACTTTCTAAAACTCCTTTTATTTTAAATTAAACAAATTATTTTTGTTTTGTTTTTTTCCTCTATCAAAATATACATTCATATCCTTTGGTACAGATACGTAAACATTGGCACTGATATCTATTAATCTAGCTCCTTTAATACACATAGCTCCACTTAAAAAATCAATTATTCTTTGAGCTGTTTCTTTATCTAAATATTCTAAGTTTAAAGTTACAACCTTATCATTTTTTATATACTTTGCTATTTTTTTACAATCTTCATATTTTTTTAAATCTACTATAACACTTTGATAAGCTGATATATCTTCATCTCTTACTACAGTTTCTTTTTTCTCTACTTCTTTTTTTCTAAACATTTTTGTTTTATTATTTTTTATC
This DNA window, taken from Fusobacterium sp. JB019, encodes the following:
- the sepF gene encoding cell division protein SepF; the encoded protein is MSKKRNKLESFKEIFGMGGSDVDNEESGIVDFQSEKIQTEEIKNNKTKMFRKKEVEKKETVVRDEDISAYQSVIVDLKKYEDCKKIAKYIKNDKVVTLNLEYLDKETAQRIIDFLSGAMCIKGARLIDISANVYVSVPKDMNVYFDRGKKQNKNNLFNLK
- a CDS encoding SHOCT domain-containing protein translates to MYECGIFNIIGGHWFSMPVLVFVLLFLWIVFNFKDKRNMKYDVMDKLNNLYATGEITEEEYLQRKRILKRR
- a CDS encoding fructose-1,6-bisphosphatase encodes the protein MEENKLKFLRLLSNSFPTIASTTSEIINLKAIMNLPKGTEHFLTDIHGEYKAFNHVLRNGSGVIKDKIQDIYGDTLEEAFKRQLATVIYYPEEKITFVQEQGTDMPSWYKVTIIRLIEVCRVVSSKYTDSKVRKALPSEFAYIIQELLHEKYYSADKKDYVRKIIDTIIELDRAKEFIIAISELIQRLTIDVLHIVGDIYDRGPHPHLIMDKLMHHHNVDIQWGNHDMLWMTAAAGQECAIANVIRICSRYSNTDILEDIYGINLLPLAKFAMNKYYNDECLQFIPKETNDEDIVMMARMHKAISVIQFKLEYNLIKRNPQFEMEDRLLLDKVNYNEGTIKIDGEEYKMLDNNFPTIDPKDPYKLTDEEKEIVKKLKHTFIHSEKLQKHVKFLFAKGSMFLKYNSNLLYHGCIPVDEKGEFIKVNLFGEELSGKAYLEELDRICREGYFNKTDKDMKQQCTDIMLYLWLGKDSPLFGKSAMKTFERYFIAEEETHKEVKNPYYSLYENRSFIEKIFAEFDLDINISHIINGHVPVKEKRGESPMKAEGRLIVIDGGFSKPYQRETGLAGYTLIYNSYGLKLVSHQPFKDVSKAIAECLDIHSSTRIVKRVLERKKVKDTDIGKKLQVQINDLYELLRAYRKGIIKEKHS
- a CDS encoding 7-cyano-7-deazaguanine synthase, coding for MEKRKVRALALFSGGLDSALAIKLIKDQGIEVIALNFVSHFFGGKNEKAEKMAEQLGVKLEYVDFSKHHMDILKNPVYGRGKNMNPCIDCHALMFKFAGELLEKYDADFLISGEVLGQRPMSQNSQSLEKVKKLSEKGDIIIRPLSAKKLPLSKPEIDGLVDREKLMDISGRSRVRQIALAKEMGLVDYPTPAGGCLLTDPAYSKRLKIIEKDGLLEDGNAVIFDLLKKVRFYRFGEGKYLFVGRTKADNEEILKHKTLGKFFIRGKGVGGPYIIGYGDLSEEQTEFAKNLFSKYCKFKGKQEIEIFFNEEVMKVAEIDQAKMDEQIKKYQVVMN
- a CDS encoding toxin-antitoxin system YwqK family antitoxin translates to MKGLKRLVFFCLVMLLSVQLYSQEIKDYYESGNIKGRAQVLNGKPQGKMITYYENGNIQTLGNYDNGKLNGVSLMNYSDGGLKWKTYFKNGEANGDTKLYYQDGKIKAESYYVNGKREGKYTEYYYNGQIKAVYNYKDDKRDGEGKRFYSNGQLRMKTIFKNDKANSYVRIYSKEGKLVAKQKYRNGEPVKSLSIGKGIKKSLLRFGIFMLFFAPYTFIRDRYRKKRKEKKEKEENKIKAD
- the gdhA gene encoding NADP-specific glutamate dehydrogenase, encoding MNSYIKEVYDHLVERAPEEREFHQAAKEVLDSLEKVVSENETEYRRVALLERLVEPERTIIFKVPWEDDNGQMHVNKGYRIQFNGSIGPYKGGLRFNPTVRLGLLKFLGFEQIFKNSLTGLPIGGAKGGSDFDPSYKSDSEIKRFCKSFMTELYRHIGPYIDVPAGDLGVTGKEIGFLYGQYRRIKGMSESGVITGKPISIGGSLIRPEATGYGLSYFLKEILDDNNIDIIGKKVAISGYGNVAWGAALKMKELGAKVVTLSSSKGYIYVEEGLTKEMIDYMLVVRADSNQNLKDLADKFNLKFRIAGKPWEIPVDFALPCATQNELDFEDAKKLVNNGVIAVCEGANMPCTPDAIHHFEKNNVKYGCGKAANAGGVAISALEMSQNSIRYSWTAETVDNKLIDIMKHIYSSSKEMSLKYNVTLSQGANIAGFLKVANAMLVQGDY
- a CDS encoding SUMF1/EgtB/PvdO family nonheme iron enzyme gives rise to the protein MDTVKLNFVESIRNIDMLVNGLTEKMVELKEQYKELQQKKEIALKLSNIKNIDVNTVVAQGGSYRPYYLKVDKKVSPLHVSKYLVTQKLWFSIMETTPSHFIGEDLPVENISWIEALKFCNKLSIKKGLKPVYKIIDNKLSKIILDDGKEIDPCIADFSKTKGYRLPTEFEWEWFARGGNKGMEKGSFDSKFAGSDNIEDIAWSSSNSNLKTHNVGLKAPNELGLYDVSGNVWEWCFDSNYKHDRSSHDISSIEKNSFIYTDSEADRVIRGGSWFNRGEFMNLIHKYHFGTNNKDSSIGFRICRTY